One Gloeobacter morelensis MG652769 DNA window includes the following coding sequences:
- the rplO gene encoding 50S ribosomal protein L15: MKSLRLEDAVPQSGSRHRKLRVGRGHSAGQGKTSGRGMRGQKCRSGGGVRPGFEGGQIPLYMRLPKLKGFELVNPSSYTIVNLKQLRDLPADSAVNIESLLDAGILTATSGPLRVLGDGEAHVALQVTAAYFTASAREKIEAAGGTCTVEA; the protein is encoded by the coding sequence ATGAAAAGCCTCCGTCTTGAGGACGCCGTTCCCCAGTCCGGCTCTCGCCACCGCAAGCTGCGCGTCGGCCGGGGCCATTCCGCCGGTCAGGGCAAGACCAGCGGTCGGGGCATGCGCGGTCAGAAGTGCCGCTCCGGCGGCGGTGTGCGCCCCGGCTTCGAGGGCGGCCAGATCCCACTCTACATGCGCCTGCCCAAGCTCAAGGGCTTCGAGCTGGTCAATCCGAGTTCCTACACGATCGTCAATCTCAAGCAACTGCGCGATTTGCCCGCCGATAGTGCAGTGAACATCGAATCGCTGCTCGATGCCGGTATTCTGACGGCTACCAGCGGTCCCTTGCGGGTACTGGGCGACGGCGAAGCGCACGTGGCCCTCCAGGTCACGGCCGCTTACTTCACAGCCTCAGCCAGAGAAAAGATCGAAGCGGCCGGGGGCACCTGCACAGTCGAAGCGTAA
- the rpsE gene encoding 30S ribosomal protein S5 yields MPPQQQRGRGRGRGPGGPGGPGPEQAPEDPDRESGGERRRGRGRGAGRGGGDKAERAQAETEFQERVVQIRRVTKVVKGGKKLSFRAVIVVGDGNGRVGVGVGKANDVIGAVKKGVSDARKALIRVPLNKINSIPHPMSGTSGAANVFLKPASGGTGVIAGGAVRTVLELAGIKNVLAKSLGSKSPLNNARAAADALSRLRTLSEVASERGVPVSNLWSR; encoded by the coding sequence ATGCCGCCACAGCAACAAAGAGGCAGAGGCAGAGGCCGTGGACCCGGTGGTCCCGGTGGTCCTGGCCCCGAGCAAGCGCCCGAAGATCCCGATCGCGAGTCCGGGGGTGAACGACGCCGGGGCCGGGGCCGCGGCGCCGGTCGCGGCGGCGGTGACAAAGCCGAGCGGGCCCAGGCCGAGACCGAATTTCAAGAGCGCGTCGTCCAGATTCGGCGCGTCACCAAGGTCGTCAAGGGGGGCAAAAAGCTCAGCTTCAGAGCGGTGATCGTTGTGGGCGACGGCAACGGCCGGGTCGGTGTCGGTGTGGGCAAAGCCAACGACGTCATCGGCGCGGTCAAAAAGGGCGTCTCCGATGCGCGCAAGGCGCTCATCCGGGTGCCCCTCAACAAGATCAACTCGATTCCCCACCCGATGAGCGGCACCTCGGGGGCGGCCAACGTCTTTCTCAAACCGGCCTCAGGCGGTACTGGCGTCATCGCGGGCGGTGCGGTGCGCACGGTGCTGGAGCTAGCCGGGATCAAAAACGTCCTGGCCAAATCCCTGGGCTCCAAGTCGCCCCTCAACAACGCCCGGGCCGCTGCCGACGCCCTGTCGCGCCTGCGCACCCTCTCAGAAGTTGCCAGCGAGCGCGGCGTGCCCGTCTCAAATTTGTGGAGTCGATAA
- the rplR gene encoding 50S ribosomal protein L18, with amino-acid sequence MKVDRKTATHRRHQRIRRKIAGTPEQPRLAVYRSNRHIYAQVIDDVHQRTLVAASTLEAPWRSGEDGTATCEAATAVGRLVAERAKEKGITAVVFDRGGKLYHGRVKAVADAAREAGLSF; translated from the coding sequence ATGAAAGTCGATCGCAAAACAGCCACCCACCGCCGCCACCAGCGCATCCGCCGCAAAATTGCGGGCACGCCCGAGCAGCCGCGTCTGGCGGTTTACCGCTCTAACCGGCACATCTACGCTCAGGTGATCGACGATGTCCACCAGCGGACGCTGGTGGCGGCCTCGACCCTGGAAGCGCCTTGGCGCTCCGGCGAGGACGGCACCGCCACCTGCGAGGCGGCCACGGCGGTCGGTCGGTTGGTGGCCGAGCGCGCCAAAGAAAAAGGGATCACCGCCGTGGTCTTCGACCGGGGCGGCAAGTTGTACCACGGCCGGGTCAAAGCGGTAGCCGATGCGGCCCGCGAAGCCGGGCTCAGTTTTTAA